The Pseudomonas parafulva genome includes a window with the following:
- a CDS encoding DUF962 domain-containing protein, which produces MNTLAEHLIRYAGYHRDPRNIVTHFVGIPLIVLSVAILLSRPGVSLGGIWLSPALFVSAAATWFYLRLELRFGLVMGVLLGLCLWLGRLLAVQTTALWLSIGVGAFVVGWIIQFVGHHYEGRKPAFVDDISGLIIGPLFVVAEAAFLMGLCPSLKRQVERAAGPVAVRKAMRH; this is translated from the coding sequence ATGAACACCCTCGCCGAGCACCTGATCCGTTACGCGGGCTATCATCGCGACCCACGCAATATCGTCACCCATTTCGTCGGCATACCCTTGATCGTCCTGTCCGTGGCCATTCTGTTGTCGCGGCCAGGCGTGTCCCTGGGCGGCATCTGGTTATCCCCTGCCCTGTTTGTCTCGGCGGCGGCTACCTGGTTCTACCTGCGTCTTGAGCTTCGCTTCGGGCTGGTGATGGGCGTCCTGCTGGGCCTGTGTCTGTGGCTGGGTCGCCTGCTGGCGGTGCAGACCACGGCGCTGTGGCTGTCGATAGGCGTGGGGGCGTTCGTGGTGGGCTGGATCATTCAGTTCGTCGGTCACCACTACGAGGGGCGCAAGCCAGCGTTCGTCGATGACATCAGCGGCTTGATCATCGGGCCGCTGTTCGTGGTGGCCGAGGCGGCGTTCCTGATGGGCCTGTGCCCTTCGCTCAAGCGTCAGGTCGAGCGCGCCGCCGGCCCCGTGGCGGTGCGTAAGGCCATGCGACACTGA
- a CDS encoding AdeC/AdeK/OprM family multidrug efflux complex outer membrane factor: protein MTKSLLSLAVTAFILGGCSLIPDYQTPEAPVAAQWPQGPAYSPTQSADVAAAEQGWRQFFNDPALQQLIQTALVNNRDLRVAALNIDAYRAQYRIQRADLFPAVSANGSGSRQRIPANMSQTGQSDITSQYSATLGVSAYELDLFGRVRSLSEQALETYLSSEQARRSTQISLVASVANAYYTWQADQALFKLTEETLKNYQESYNLTRRSNEVGVASALDLSQARTAVEGARVKYSQYQRLVAQDVNSLTVLLGTSIPTNLPEPLRLDADQLAEVPAGLPSDLLQRRPDIQEAEHLLKAANANIGAARAAFFPSISLTANAGTLSTDMDGLFKGGSGTWLFQPQINLPIFTAGSLKASLDYAKIQKDINVARYEKSIQTAFQEVSDGLAARKTFEEQLQAQQDLVQANQDYYRLAERRYRIGIDSNLTFLDAQRNLFSAQQALIGDRLSQLTSEVNLYKALGGGWYERTGQASQQASVQTPRG, encoded by the coding sequence ATGACCAAGTCTTTGTTGTCCCTGGCAGTCACCGCTTTCATTCTCGGCGGCTGCTCGCTGATCCCCGACTACCAGACCCCGGAAGCACCGGTGGCTGCCCAGTGGCCGCAAGGCCCGGCCTACTCGCCTACCCAATCGGCGGACGTCGCTGCCGCCGAACAGGGCTGGCGGCAGTTCTTCAACGACCCGGCGCTGCAGCAACTGATCCAGACCGCACTGGTCAACAACCGGGACCTGCGCGTCGCGGCGCTGAACATCGACGCCTACCGCGCTCAGTACCGCATCCAGCGTGCGGACCTGTTCCCGGCGGTATCGGCCAACGGCAGCGGCAGCCGCCAGCGCATCCCGGCGAACATGTCGCAGACGGGCCAGTCGGACATCACCAGCCAGTATTCGGCGACCCTGGGCGTCAGTGCCTATGAGCTCGACCTGTTCGGCCGCGTGCGCAGCCTGTCGGAGCAGGCGCTGGAGACCTACCTGTCCAGCGAGCAGGCGCGTCGCTCCACCCAGATCAGCCTGGTAGCGAGCGTGGCAAACGCCTACTACACCTGGCAGGCCGACCAGGCGCTGTTCAAGCTGACCGAGGAAACCCTGAAGAACTATCAGGAAAGCTACAACCTCACCCGCCGCAGCAACGAGGTGGGCGTGGCGTCGGCGCTGGACCTGAGCCAGGCCCGCACGGCTGTCGAAGGTGCCCGGGTCAAGTACTCGCAGTACCAGCGCCTGGTTGCCCAGGACGTGAACAGTCTGACCGTCCTGCTGGGTACCAGCATCCCCACCAACCTGCCTGAGCCGCTGCGCCTGGATGCCGATCAGCTGGCCGAGGTACCGGCGGGCCTGCCGTCGGACCTGTTGCAGCGCCGCCCTGACATCCAGGAGGCCGAGCACCTGCTCAAGGCGGCCAACGCCAACATCGGCGCTGCCCGCGCGGCCTTCTTCCCCAGCATCAGCCTCACGGCCAATGCAGGCACCTTGAGCACTGACATGGACGGGCTGTTCAAGGGGGGGTCGGGCACCTGGCTGTTCCAGCCGCAGATCAACCTGCCGATCTTCACCGCCGGGAGCCTGAAAGCGAGCCTGGACTACGCCAAAATCCAGAAGGACATCAACGTCGCCCGCTACGAGAAGTCCATTCAAACTGCGTTCCAGGAAGTGTCCGACGGGCTGGCCGCGCGCAAGACCTTCGAGGAGCAATTGCAGGCCCAGCAAGACCTGGTGCAAGCCAACCAGGACTACTACCGCCTGGCCGAGCGTCGTTACCGTATCGGCATCGACAGCAACCTGACCTTCCTCGACGCCCAGCGCAACCTGTTCAGTGCGCAGCAGGCGCTGATTGGTGACCGCCTTTCGCAGTTGACCAGCGAGGTCAACCTGTACAAGGCGCTCGGTGGTGGCTGGTACGAGCGCACCGGGCAGGCCAGCCAACAGGCCTCGGTACAGACGCCCCGCGGCTGA
- the ttgB gene encoding multidrug efflux RND transporter permease subunit TtgB produces the protein MSKFFIDRPIFAWVIALVIMLVGALSILKLPINQYPSIAPPAIAIAVTYPGASAQTVQDTVVQVIEQQLNGIDNLRYVSSESNSDGSMTITATFEQGTNPDTAQVQVQNKLNLATPLLPQEVQQQGIRVTKAVKNFLMVIGLVSEDGSMTKDDLANYIVSNMQDPISRTAGVGDFQVFGAQYAMRIWLDPAKLNKFQLTPVDVKTAVAAQNVQVSSGQLGGLPAMPGTQLNATIIGKTRLQTAEQFEKILLKVNNDGSQVRLGDVAQISLGGENYAVSAQFNGKPASGLAVKLATGANALDTAKALRQTIADLEPFFPPGVKAVFPYDTTPVVTESISGVIHTLIEAVVLVFLVMYLFLQNFRATVITTMTVPVVLLGTFGILAAAGFSINTLTMFAMVLAIGLLVDDAIVVVENVERVMSEEGLPPKEATKRSMEQIQGALVGIALVLSAVLLPMAFFGGSTGVIYRQFSITIVSAMGLSVLVALVFTPALCATMLKPLKKGQHHEAKGGFFGWFNRNFDRTVNGYERSVGAILRNKIPFLLAYALIVAGMIFLFTRIPTAFLPEEDQGVLFAQVQTPAGSSAERTQAVVDQMREYLLKDEADTVSSVFTVNGFNFAGRGQSSGMAFIMLKPWGERTAENSVFGLAQRAQQHFFSFRDAMVFAFAPPAVLELGNATGFDVFLQDRGGVGHAKLMEARNQFLAKASQSKVLSGVRPNGLNDEPQYQLTIDDERASALGVTISDINNTLSIAFGASYVNDFIDRGRVKKVYIQGEANARMSPEDLQKWYVRNADGEMVPFSSFAKGEWTYGSPKLSRYNGVEAMEILGAPAPGYSTGEAMAEVERIAGELPSGVGFSWTGMSYEEKLSGSQMPALFALSLLFVFLCLAALYESWSIPIAVVLVVPLGIIGALIATSLRGLSNDVYFLVGLLTTIGLAAKNAILIVEFAKELHEQGRSLYDAAIEACRMRLRPIIMTSLAFILGVVPLTIASGAGAGSQHAIGTGVIGGMISATVLAIFWVPLFFVAVSSLFGSKEPKKDDTPETPRYEAGQ, from the coding sequence ATGTCGAAGTTCTTTATTGATCGCCCGATCTTCGCCTGGGTGATCGCCTTGGTGATCATGCTGGTCGGCGCCTTGTCGATCCTGAAGTTGCCGATCAACCAGTACCCCAGCATTGCCCCACCGGCCATCGCCATTGCCGTGACCTACCCGGGCGCTTCGGCGCAAACCGTGCAGGACACCGTGGTGCAGGTGATCGAGCAGCAGCTCAACGGTATCGACAACCTGCGCTATGTGTCGTCGGAAAGTAACTCCGATGGCAGCATGACCATTACCGCCACCTTCGAGCAGGGTACCAACCCCGACACCGCCCAGGTTCAGGTGCAGAACAAGCTCAACCTGGCCACCCCCCTGCTGCCGCAGGAAGTGCAGCAACAGGGTATCCGCGTCACCAAGGCCGTGAAGAACTTCCTGATGGTGATCGGCCTGGTATCCGAAGACGGCAGCATGACCAAGGACGACCTGGCCAACTACATCGTCTCCAACATGCAGGACCCGATCTCGCGGACGGCCGGTGTGGGTGACTTCCAGGTGTTCGGCGCCCAGTACGCCATGCGCATCTGGCTCGATCCGGCCAAGTTGAACAAGTTCCAACTCACCCCGGTGGACGTCAAGACCGCCGTGGCAGCCCAGAACGTACAGGTGTCCTCCGGCCAGCTCGGCGGCCTGCCTGCCATGCCTGGGACGCAGCTCAACGCCACCATCATCGGCAAGACCCGCCTGCAGACTGCCGAGCAGTTCGAGAAGATCCTGCTCAAGGTCAACAACGATGGCTCCCAGGTCCGCCTGGGTGATGTCGCCCAGATCAGCCTGGGCGGCGAGAACTACGCCGTCAGCGCCCAGTTCAATGGCAAGCCCGCCTCGGGCCTGGCCGTCAAGCTGGCCACGGGCGCCAACGCACTGGACACGGCCAAGGCCTTGCGCCAGACCATTGCCGACCTGGAGCCGTTCTTCCCGCCAGGGGTCAAGGCGGTATTCCCGTATGACACCACGCCGGTGGTCACCGAATCGATCAGCGGGGTTATCCATACCCTGATCGAAGCCGTCGTGCTGGTGTTCCTGGTGATGTACCTGTTCCTGCAGAACTTCCGCGCCACCGTCATCACCACCATGACCGTACCGGTGGTATTGCTGGGCACATTCGGCATCCTTGCCGCCGCTGGTTTCAGCATCAACACCTTGACCATGTTCGCCATGGTGCTGGCCATCGGCCTGCTGGTGGACGATGCCATCGTGGTGGTGGAAAACGTCGAGCGGGTGATGTCCGAAGAAGGGCTGCCACCCAAGGAGGCCACCAAGCGCTCCATGGAGCAGATCCAGGGCGCGCTGGTGGGTATCGCCCTGGTGTTGTCGGCCGTATTGCTGCCCATGGCGTTCTTCGGCGGCTCCACCGGTGTGATCTACCGTCAGTTCTCCATCACCATCGTCTCGGCCATGGGCCTGTCGGTGCTGGTGGCGCTGGTCTTCACCCCGGCGCTGTGCGCCACCATGCTCAAACCTTTGAAAAAGGGCCAGCACCATGAGGCCAAGGGCGGGTTCTTCGGTTGGTTCAACCGCAACTTCGATCGCACCGTCAACGGTTACGAGCGCAGCGTGGGGGCCATCCTGCGCAACAAGATTCCGTTCCTCTTGGCCTATGCCCTGATCGTGGCTGGCATGATTTTCCTGTTCACCCGCATTCCGACTGCGTTCCTGCCCGAGGAAGACCAGGGTGTACTGTTTGCCCAGGTCCAGACGCCGGCCGGTTCCAGTGCCGAGCGTACCCAGGCAGTGGTCGACCAGATGCGCGAATACCTGCTCAAGGACGAAGCCGACACGGTGTCCTCGGTGTTCACCGTCAACGGCTTCAACTTCGCCGGCCGCGGCCAGAGCTCGGGCATGGCGTTCATCATGCTCAAGCCCTGGGGTGAGCGTACGGCGGAAAACAGCGTATTCGGCCTCGCCCAGCGGGCGCAGCAGCACTTCTTCAGCTTCCGCGACGCCATGGTCTTCGCGTTCGCCCCGCCAGCGGTGCTCGAGCTGGGTAACGCCACCGGCTTCGACGTATTCCTGCAAGACCGCGGCGGTGTCGGCCATGCCAAGCTGATGGAGGCTCGCAACCAGTTCCTGGCCAAGGCTTCGCAGAGCAAGGTGCTCAGCGGTGTACGCCCCAACGGCCTGAACGACGAGCCGCAGTACCAGCTGACCATCGATGACGAGCGTGCCAGCGCCCTGGGCGTGACCATCTCGGACATCAACAACACCCTGTCGATTGCCTTCGGTGCCAGCTACGTCAACGACTTCATCGACCGCGGCCGGGTCAAGAAGGTCTACATCCAGGGCGAAGCCAATGCCCGGATGAGCCCGGAAGACCTGCAGAAGTGGTATGTGCGCAACGCCGACGGCGAAATGGTGCCGTTCTCGTCCTTCGCCAAAGGTGAATGGACCTACGGCTCGCCCAAGCTTTCGCGCTACAACGGCGTGGAAGCCATGGAAATCCTCGGTGCCCCTGCACCTGGCTACAGTACCGGTGAGGCCATGGCCGAGGTCGAGCGCATCGCGGGTGAACTGCCAAGCGGCGTAGGGTTCTCCTGGACGGGCATGTCCTACGAGGAGAAGCTCTCCGGTTCGCAAATGCCGGCCCTGTTCGCCCTGTCGCTGCTGTTCGTGTTCCTGTGCCTGGCAGCGCTGTACGAAAGCTGGTCGATCCCGATCGCCGTGGTGCTGGTGGTGCCACTGGGCATCATTGGTGCGTTGATCGCTACCAGCCTGCGCGGGCTGTCCAATGACGTGTACTTCCTGGTCGGCCTTTTGACCACCATCGGCCTGGCGGCCAAGAACGCCATTCTGATCGTCGAGTTCGCCAAGGAATTGCACGAGCAGGGCCGCAGCCTGTACGACGCGGCGATCGAGGCGTGCCGCATGCGTTTGCGTCCGATCATCATGACCTCGCTGGCCTTCATCCTCGGCGTGGTACCGTTGACCATCGCCAGCGGCGCCGGCGCCGGCAGCCAGCACGCCATTGGTACCGGCGTGATCGGCGGCATGATCAGTGCGACCGTACTAGCCATCTTCTGGGTACCGTTGTTCTTCGTCGCAGTGTCGTCGCTGTTCGGCAGCAAAGAGCCGAAAAAAGATGACACCCCTGAAACTCCACGTTATGAGGCTGGGCAATGA
- a CDS encoding efflux RND transporter periplasmic adaptor subunit: protein MQFKPAVTALVSAVALATLLSGCNKEDQAAQQQQQQQQAPQVGVVTLQPQAFTLTTELPGRTNAYRIAEVRPQVNGIILKRLFKEGSEVKQGQQLYQIDPAVYEANLSKAQADLQATRSLADRYKQLIEEQAVSRQEYDDANAKRLQAEASLKSAQIDLRYTKVLAPISGRIGRSAVTEGALVNSGQTNAMATIQQLDPIYVDVTQSTAELLKLRRELESGQLQRAGDNAASVQLVLEDGTLYKQEGRLEFSEVAVDETTGSVTLRAIFPNPDHTLLPGMFVHARLKAGVNANAILAPQQGVTRDLKGAPTALVVNKDNKVELRQLKASRTVGSDWLIEEGLNPGDRLITEGLQYVRPGAEVKVSEATNVKKPDSPNQGNAAKADAKAE from the coding sequence ATGCAATTCAAGCCAGCCGTTACCGCCCTGGTTTCAGCCGTAGCCCTCGCAACCCTGCTCAGTGGCTGCAATAAAGAAGACCAAGCCGCGCAGCAGCAGCAACAGCAGCAGCAGGCGCCTCAAGTCGGTGTAGTGACCCTACAGCCGCAAGCCTTCACCTTGACCACCGAGCTGCCGGGCCGCACCAATGCCTACCGGATCGCCGAAGTTCGTCCACAGGTCAACGGGATCATCCTCAAGCGCCTGTTCAAGGAAGGCAGCGAGGTCAAGCAGGGCCAGCAGCTGTACCAGATCGACCCGGCCGTGTATGAAGCCAACCTGAGCAAGGCCCAGGCGGACCTGCAGGCTACCCGCTCTCTGGCTGATCGCTACAAGCAGCTAATCGAGGAGCAGGCGGTTTCCCGGCAGGAATACGACGACGCCAATGCCAAGCGCCTGCAAGCCGAGGCCTCGCTCAAGAGTGCGCAGATCGACCTGCGCTACACCAAGGTCCTGGCCCCCATCAGTGGCCGCATCGGTCGTTCGGCGGTAACCGAAGGTGCGCTGGTCAACAGCGGCCAGACCAATGCCATGGCCACCATCCAGCAACTGGACCCGATCTACGTGGACGTGACCCAATCCACCGCCGAGCTGCTCAAGCTGCGGCGCGAGCTGGAAAGCGGCCAACTGCAGCGCGCCGGCGACAACGCAGCGTCCGTGCAACTGGTGCTCGAAGACGGCACCCTGTACAAGCAGGAAGGCCGCCTGGAGTTCTCCGAAGTGGCCGTGGACGAAACCACCGGCTCGGTCACCCTGCGTGCCATTTTCCCCAACCCTGACCACACGTTGCTGCCTGGCATGTTCGTGCATGCACGGCTCAAGGCCGGCGTGAACGCCAACGCCATCCTGGCACCGCAGCAGGGCGTGACGCGCGACCTCAAGGGCGCCCCTACCGCGCTGGTGGTCAACAAGGACAACAAGGTCGAACTGCGCCAGCTCAAGGCCAGCCGGACCGTGGGCAGCGACTGGCTGATCGAGGAAGGCCTCAACCCAGGCGACCGCCTGATCACCGAAGGCTTGCAGTACGTGCGCCCAGGCGCCGAGGTCAAGGTCAGCGAAGCCACCAACGTCAAGAAGCCGGACAGCCCGAACCAGGGCAACGCAGCGAAAGCAGACGCCAAAGCGGAGTAA
- the ttgR gene encoding efflux transport transcriptional regulator TtgR produces MVRRTKEEAQETRAQIIQAAERAFYKRGVARTTLADIAEQAGVTRGAIYWHFNNKAELVQALLDSLHETHDHLARASESEDELDPLDCMRKLLLQVFNDLVLDARTRRINEILHHKCEFTDDMCEIRQQRQVAVVDCHTGITLALANAVRRGQLPVELDVERAAVAMFSYVDGLIRRWLLLPDSVDLLGNAEKWVDAGLDMLRWSPAMRK; encoded by the coding sequence ATGGTCCGTCGAACCAAAGAGGAAGCCCAGGAAACCCGCGCCCAGATCATCCAGGCGGCGGAAAGGGCTTTCTACAAGCGCGGGGTTGCGCGAACCACCCTCGCGGACATCGCCGAACAGGCGGGCGTCACGCGAGGTGCAATCTACTGGCACTTCAATAACAAGGCCGAACTGGTGCAGGCACTGCTCGACAGCCTGCATGAAACCCATGACCATCTTGCACGCGCCAGCGAAAGCGAAGACGAACTCGACCCGCTCGACTGCATGCGCAAATTGCTGCTGCAAGTGTTCAACGACCTGGTGCTCGACGCCAGGACACGCCGTATCAATGAGATTCTGCATCACAAGTGCGAGTTCACCGATGACATGTGCGAAATCCGCCAGCAGCGCCAGGTGGCGGTAGTGGACTGCCATACAGGCATTACCCTGGCCTTGGCCAATGCCGTGCGCCGCGGCCAACTGCCGGTGGAGCTGGATGTGGAGCGGGCCGCGGTGGCCATGTTTTCCTACGTCGACGGGTTGATCAGGCGTTGGCTGTTGCTGCCCGACAGCGTGGACCTGCTGGGCAACGCCGAGAAATGGGTCGACGCCGGGCTGGATATGCTGCGCTGGAGCCCGGCGATGCGCAAATGA
- a CDS encoding MDR family MFS transporter, with amino-acid sequence MPPALPAIALRQILTALMLAIFLGALDQTIVAVSLPAISAQFNDVGLLAWVISGYMVAMTVAVPIYGKLGDLYGRRRMILTGIGVFTVASIGCALAQDMPQLVLARVLQGIGAGGMVSVSQAIIGDFVPPRERGRYQGYFSSMYALASVAGPVLGGWLTEYLSWRWVFWINLPLGIAALWAIQRALAGLPVQHRPAQVDYPGALLLIVGLGSLLLGITLVGQGQAWTAPSVLGLITCTVVAMAMFILQERRCVEPLLPLKLFNNRAAVLCWGVIFFASFQAISLTMLMPLRYQGLTGAGADSAALHLLPLAMGLPIGAFTAGRLTTRLGRYKPQILVGALLMPVSILALAITPPQAGLASALFMLLTGIACGMQFPTSLVGTQNAVQIQDMGVATSTTNLFRSLGGAMGVACMSSLLLALLHQGGLALLDNPLIGTFKANPVSPELQAHLAVTFRHLLMASAGVGVIALVVAVLLPDRPLRGH; translated from the coding sequence GTGCCCCCTGCCCTGCCCGCGATTGCCCTGCGCCAGATCCTGACCGCCTTGATGCTGGCCATCTTTCTCGGCGCGCTGGATCAAACCATCGTGGCAGTGTCATTGCCTGCGATTTCCGCGCAGTTCAACGATGTCGGTCTGCTGGCCTGGGTCATTTCCGGCTATATGGTAGCCATGACCGTGGCCGTGCCGATCTACGGAAAGCTGGGCGATCTCTATGGAAGGCGTCGCATGATCCTGACCGGGATTGGCGTATTCACCGTCGCCTCGATCGGCTGTGCGCTGGCTCAGGACATGCCGCAACTGGTCCTGGCCAGAGTGCTGCAAGGCATCGGCGCCGGCGGCATGGTATCGGTGAGTCAGGCGATCATCGGCGACTTCGTGCCTCCGCGCGAACGTGGGCGTTATCAGGGCTATTTCAGCAGCATGTATGCCCTGGCCAGCGTGGCGGGGCCGGTACTGGGCGGCTGGCTGACCGAGTACCTGTCCTGGCGCTGGGTATTCTGGATCAACCTGCCGCTGGGCATCGCCGCGCTATGGGCTATCCAGCGCGCTCTGGCCGGTCTGCCCGTGCAGCATCGGCCCGCACAAGTGGATTACCCGGGCGCGCTGCTGCTGATCGTGGGGCTGGGCAGCCTGCTGCTCGGCATCACCCTGGTCGGCCAGGGGCAGGCCTGGACGGCCCCCAGCGTGCTGGGCCTGATCACCTGCACCGTGGTCGCCATGGCCATGTTCATCCTCCAGGAGCGTCGCTGCGTCGAGCCACTGCTGCCGTTGAAGCTATTCAATAATCGCGCCGCGGTGCTGTGCTGGGGGGTGATTTTCTTCGCCAGTTTCCAGGCCATTTCCCTGACCATGCTGATGCCCTTGCGCTACCAAGGCCTCACCGGTGCCGGTGCCGACAGCGCCGCCTTGCATCTGCTGCCGTTGGCCATGGGGTTACCCATCGGTGCTTTTACCGCAGGACGACTGACAACGCGGCTTGGCCGCTACAAGCCGCAGATCCTGGTTGGCGCCCTGCTGATGCCCGTGTCTATCCTGGCCTTGGCGATCACCCCGCCACAGGCCGGACTGGCCAGTGCACTGTTCATGCTGCTGACAGGAATCGCGTGCGGGATGCAGTTCCCGACGTCACTGGTAGGCACACAGAATGCCGTGCAGATCCAGGACATGGGGGTCGCCACCAGCACCACCAACCTGTTTCGGTCCCTCGGTGGCGCCATGGGCGTGGCGTGCATGTCGAGCCTGTTGCTGGCCTTGCTGCACCAAGGCGGGCTGGCGTTGCTGGACAATCCGCTGATAGGGACTTTCAAGGCCAACCCGGTGAGCCCCGAACTGCAGGCACACCTGGCGGTCACGTTCCGGCATCTGTTGATGGCCAGCGCAGGGGTTGGCGTCATTGCACTGGTGGTGGCGGTGTTGCTACCTGATCGGCCACTGCGCGGGCACTGA
- a CDS encoding isocitrate lyase/PEP mutase family protein, with product MPKASHQDLRIAFRELLASGSCYHTASVFDPMSARIAADLGFEVGILGGSVASLQVLAAPDFALITLSEFVEQATRIGRVAQLPVLADADHGYGNALNVMRTVTELERAGVAALTIEDTLLPAQFGRKSTDLISVEEGVGKIRAGLEARVDSSLSIIARTNAGVLSTEEVIVRTQSYQKAGADGICMVGVKDFDQLEQIASHLTVPLMLVTYGNPNLHDDERLASLGVRIAVDGHAAYFAAIKATYDCLRQQRGQQHKSDNLSATELSHTYTQPEDYIRWAKEYMSVEE from the coding sequence ATGCCCAAGGCTTCCCACCAAGATCTGCGTATTGCCTTCCGCGAGCTGCTCGCTTCAGGTTCTTGCTACCACACCGCCTCGGTGTTCGACCCCATGTCTGCGCGTATTGCCGCAGACCTGGGTTTTGAGGTCGGCATCCTTGGAGGGTCGGTGGCATCGTTGCAGGTACTGGCTGCGCCGGATTTTGCCCTGATCACACTCAGCGAATTCGTCGAGCAGGCCACGCGAATTGGTCGCGTAGCCCAATTGCCGGTACTGGCAGACGCTGACCACGGATACGGCAATGCGCTTAACGTGATGCGCACGGTCACGGAGCTGGAGCGCGCCGGTGTGGCGGCGTTGACGATCGAAGATACGCTGTTGCCGGCCCAGTTCGGCCGCAAGTCCACCGACCTGATATCGGTAGAAGAAGGCGTGGGCAAAATTCGCGCGGGGCTCGAGGCGCGCGTCGATTCGTCCCTGTCGATCATCGCCCGTACCAACGCCGGCGTGCTGAGCACCGAGGAAGTGATCGTGCGAACCCAGAGCTACCAGAAAGCGGGTGCTGACGGCATCTGCATGGTAGGGGTGAAGGACTTCGACCAGCTCGAACAGATTGCCAGCCACCTGACCGTACCCTTGATGCTGGTGACCTACGGTAACCCCAACCTCCACGACGACGAGCGCCTGGCAAGCCTTGGCGTGCGCATCGCCGTCGACGGTCACGCGGCTTACTTCGCCGCCATCAAGGCGACGTACGACTGCCTGCGCCAGCAGCGTGGCCAGCAGCACAAGTCCGATAACTTGAGCGCCACCGAGCTTTCGCATACCTACACCCAGCCCGAGGACTACATCCGCTGGGCCAAGGAATACATGAGCGTCGAAGAGTAA
- a CDS encoding LysR family transcriptional regulator, which translates to MDRLTAMRVFVTVVDLGSQSAAAEHLLLSRPVISRYLAQLEAWVGARLMQRTTRRLSLTAAGQDILPRCRQLLELASELQGAVQQQDQTPRGTLRISVSTSFGQAQLADAVAAYVRQYPLVKVDLQMLDRTVNLVDERIDLAIRNSNDLDPSLVARRLSVCRSVICAAPAYLAEHGTPERVEDLAHHNCLTHSYYGNGVWQFEVDGQPVAVPVKGNISANESLTLQRAVAAGAGIALLPSYQAAAALRSAELVRLLPEARPQALGLTAVYTSRKHMPATLRTLLDFLVQRFEEEPAWDRDL; encoded by the coding sequence ATGGATCGTCTAACCGCTATGCGCGTTTTCGTCACGGTCGTGGACCTTGGCAGTCAGTCGGCGGCGGCCGAGCACCTGCTGCTCTCGCGGCCCGTGATCTCTCGGTACCTGGCACAGCTCGAAGCGTGGGTGGGGGCGCGGTTGATGCAGCGCACCACGCGCCGGCTCAGCCTCACTGCCGCGGGCCAGGACATCCTGCCGCGCTGCAGGCAATTGCTGGAGCTGGCCAGCGAACTGCAAGGGGCCGTACAACAGCAAGACCAGACACCGCGAGGGACATTGCGTATCAGCGTCAGTACGTCATTTGGACAGGCGCAGCTGGCCGATGCCGTGGCCGCCTACGTGCGCCAGTACCCCTTGGTAAAAGTCGATCTGCAGATGCTCGATCGCACCGTGAACCTGGTGGACGAACGCATCGACCTGGCCATCCGCAACAGCAATGACCTGGACCCCAGCCTGGTTGCCCGCCGCCTGAGCGTATGCCGCTCGGTGATCTGCGCCGCGCCCGCCTACCTGGCCGAACACGGCACGCCCGAGCGGGTCGAGGACCTGGCGCACCACAATTGCCTGACACACAGCTATTACGGCAATGGCGTGTGGCAATTCGAGGTCGACGGCCAACCGGTTGCGGTGCCGGTCAAGGGCAACATCAGTGCCAACGAATCCCTGACTTTGCAAAGGGCCGTAGCAGCAGGGGCCGGCATCGCCTTGCTCCCGTCCTACCAGGCGGCCGCCGCCCTGCGCAGCGCAGAACTGGTGCGCCTGCTTCCCGAGGCCAGGCCGCAGGCCCTGGGCCTGACGGCGGTCTATACCTCACGCAAGCACATGCCGGCGACCTTGCGCACCCTGCTGGACTTTCTCGTCCAGCGCTTTGAGGAGGAACCGGCCTGGGACCGGGACCTGTAA